The following coding sequences are from one Methanohalophilus halophilus window:
- a CDS encoding PAS domain-containing sensor histidine kinase, which yields MEKDILIKENAVEKAINPIGFINMDYKFIDVNNAFLNLWGYDNKVDVSGKTIFDFFRREKRTREIVQTLISEGRWEGEVVCVKKDGTEFPSLLSANLLLDKDGKPLGIMGSAMDVTKYKEAENAIIEGKIAAENANKAKTEFLRNASHELRTPLNSIIGFSSILIDKRDSEPLTKNQLKYIKIVLKNGDHLLKVFNDILSIADIDLRKTEIYARPFNILEAIKNIEEGLRPFADSKKIKLTFDVDPNLEIINGDKEKLKQTLYNLTENAITFTPQNGFVSLTARKINGYIEISIKDTGIGISQEDKSRLFLPFVQLDGSTTRKYDGLGLGLTIAQNFIEAHNGDIWVESEIDKGSTFTCKIPTNLQIPEN from the coding sequence ATGGAAAAAGACATTTTAATAAAAGAAAACGCTGTCGAAAAAGCAATCAATCCTATAGGCTTTATAAATATGGATTATAAATTTATTGATGTAAATAATGCTTTTCTAAATTTATGGGGATACGACAACAAAGTGGACGTTTCTGGAAAAACTATCTTTGATTTTTTCAGGAGAGAAAAAAGGACCAGAGAAATAGTACAAACTTTGATTTCAGAAGGAAGGTGGGAGGGAGAAGTAGTATGTGTCAAAAAGGATGGGACAGAATTCCCTTCATTGCTGTCAGCAAACTTATTACTGGACAAAGATGGCAAACCCCTTGGCATTATGGGATCTGCTATGGACGTCACCAAATACAAAGAAGCAGAAAATGCAATAATAGAAGGCAAAATTGCTGCAGAAAACGCAAATAAAGCAAAAACTGAGTTTTTAAGAAATGCAAGTCATGAACTCAGAACACCCTTAAATTCGATCATAGGCTTTTCCAGTATACTGATTGATAAGCGTGATTCAGAGCCATTAACTAAAAATCAGTTGAAATATATCAAAATTGTACTGAAAAATGGTGATCATTTATTGAAGGTATTTAATGACATTCTGAGTATCGCAGACATTGACCTGCGAAAAACAGAGATTTATGCCCGTCCATTCAATATATTGGAAGCGATAAAGAATATTGAAGAGGGCCTAAGGCCTTTTGCTGACTCCAAGAAAATAAAATTGACATTTGATGTAGATCCAAATTTAGAAATAATAAATGGAGACAAGGAAAAGCTGAAACAAACATTATATAATCTTACTGAAAACGCCATTACTTTCACACCCCAAAATGGTTTTGTATCTCTAACAGCAAGAAAAATAAATGGTTATATTGAGATTAGCATAAAGGATACAGGTATCGGCATATCCCAAGAAGATAAGAGCAGACTGTTTCTACCCTTTGTACAACTTGATGGTTCAACAACTCGCAAATATGATGGTTTGGGACTTGGCCTCACTATTGCCCAAAACTTCATAGAAGCCCATAATGGCGATATCTGGGTTGAAAGTGAAATTGATAAAGGCAGTACCTTTACTTGCAAAATTCCAACTAATCTCCAAATTCCTGAAAATTGA
- a CDS encoding flavodoxin domain-containing protein: MAELAVVYLSTQGNTKKMAEAIAEGARTRHVEVKVDSFFEWDPAEAASADAIAVGSSTFDYAMHPPISKFIDKMVHAGVEGKTGAAFGSYGWSGEAPVQIANKLRKAGMEVIDPVLRIQYSPNEKDLLECNRLGKDLAGKLKRK; the protein is encoded by the coding sequence ATGGCAGAACTGGCAGTAGTATACCTGAGTACTCAGGGGAACACCAAAAAGATGGCTGAGGCCATAGCTGAAGGTGCAAGGACAAGACATGTTGAAGTAAAGGTGGACAGTTTCTTCGAATGGGATCCCGCAGAAGCCGCTTCTGCCGATGCGATTGCTGTGGGTTCATCCACATTTGACTATGCAATGCATCCACCAATTTCGAAGTTCATTGATAAAATGGTGCATGCTGGAGTGGAGGGTAAAACCGGTGCTGCTTTTGGTTCCTATGGCTGGAGTGGGGAAGCTCCTGTCCAGATAGCAAATAAACTACGTAAAGCAGGTATGGAAGTTATAGACCCTGTACTGAGAATCCAGTATTCTCCAAATGAAAAGGACCTTCTGGAATGCAACAGGCTTGGCAAAGACCTGGCCGGGAAATTGAAAAGAAAGTGA
- a CDS encoding ferredoxin → MADKANKVPLNVEGPYYVDDQCITCRLCTTDAPANFKMADDESTAYVYKQPENDAEKEACEEALDTCPVDAIGNDG, encoded by the coding sequence ATGGCAGACAAAGCAAACAAAGTTCCGCTGAACGTTGAAGGTCCATACTATGTGGATGACCAGTGCATAACATGTCGTCTTTGTACAACCGATGCACCGGCTAATTTCAAGATGGCTGATGACGAATCAACAGCATATGTCTATAAACAGCCTGAAAATGACGCCGAAAAGGAAGCCTGCGAAGAAGCACTGGACACATGCCCTGTAGATGCTATTGGCAATGATGGATAA
- a CDS encoding FprA family A-type flavoprotein yields the protein MDSYFVPEISDNVYWVGTKDWNRRMFDALIPLPQGTSYNAYLVKGDEKTALIDSVNPGFEKELEQKINQIHKIKDIDYVVMNHAEPDHSYSIPLIMEMAPDAMLVTTEKGAGMAQTYYNIPQDRIMPVKDGDTLNLGNRKLKFISAPWLHWPETMFTYLEENKVLFPCDFFGAHTAFGIYDGDVDDLMSLAKRYFGEIMMPFRKMGKKGLEKAQELSPAMIAPSHGPIYKNPERIFKAYSDWTAGNTREKAIVVYVSMWQSTQDMVMQMVETLQSEGIEVCLYNLENADIGDIAMDLVDSRAVVLGTPTVLGGMHPLALHAANLVKTLRPPLKYGAALSSYGWGGGALSQLQDVLGSTKIELVGAMGVKGPCTKDDTGKIIELGRELAGKIREG from the coding sequence GTGGATAGCTATTTTGTACCAGAGATTTCCGATAATGTGTACTGGGTGGGAACAAAGGACTGGAACCGGCGCATGTTCGATGCGCTGATACCCCTTCCACAGGGAACTTCATACAATGCCTACCTTGTGAAAGGTGATGAAAAAACGGCCCTGATAGATTCCGTAAACCCGGGGTTTGAGAAGGAACTTGAACAGAAGATCAACCAGATCCATAAGATAAAGGATATCGATTATGTAGTCATGAACCATGCCGAACCGGATCATTCGTATTCCATACCCCTGATAATGGAAATGGCCCCTGATGCCATGCTCGTGACAACAGAGAAAGGGGCCGGGATGGCGCAGACCTATTACAACATTCCGCAAGACAGGATAATGCCAGTAAAGGATGGGGATACCCTGAATCTCGGTAACCGGAAACTGAAGTTTATCAGTGCACCCTGGCTTCACTGGCCTGAGACAATGTTCACTTATCTCGAAGAGAACAAGGTCCTGTTCCCCTGTGACTTTTTTGGTGCACATACTGCCTTTGGCATATATGACGGGGACGTTGATGACCTGATGAGCCTGGCAAAAAGGTATTTTGGTGAAATCATGATGCCTTTCAGGAAAATGGGAAAGAAAGGACTGGAGAAGGCACAGGAACTATCCCCGGCAATGATCGCACCCAGCCATGGGCCCATATACAAAAACCCGGAGAGGATTTTTAAAGCATACTCCGACTGGACTGCGGGGAATACCAGGGAAAAGGCAATCGTTGTTTATGTCAGCATGTGGCAATCCACCCAGGACATGGTTATGCAGATGGTGGAGACACTCCAGTCAGAGGGTATCGAGGTATGCCTGTATAACCTCGAAAATGCGGATATCGGAGACATCGCCATGGACCTTGTGGATTCCAGGGCGGTTGTGCTTGGCACACCTACGGTACTTGGCGGGATGCACCCACTTGCACTGCATGCAGCAAATCTTGTAAAGACCCTTCGCCCACCTCTCAAATACGGGGCCGCCCTGAGTTCCTATGGGTGGGGTGGAGGTGCTCTGTCCCAGCTACAGGACGTGCTGGGCTCGACAAAGATAGAACTTGTGGGGGCAATGGGCGTGAAAGGACCCTGCACTAAGGACGACACCGGCAAAATAATAGAGCTAGGCAGGGAACTTGCAGGGAAAATAAGAGAAGGATGA
- the phrB gene encoding deoxyribodipyrimidine photo-lyase — protein MANAGRIHWLNEKPIGRETYVLYWMQSSQRVEYNHALEFAIQRANERDLPLLVLFCLTEYPEANLRHYTFMFEGLVQTKKSLEKLGIQFAILKGNPVDVVHEFARDARLLITDQDYQKLQRSWRGNLAASVSCPFAQVESNVIVPVENVSGKEEWSAATLRKKIHKHLDEFMHPFELSTLANSSLAIDLDSLDPNDFERILKNMDIDRNVKPSPTYKGGIHQTRKKLSDFIADKLEDYAEKRNDPNLDFLSGMSPYLHFGQISPLEIALKVQDAKKGGSTAYMEELVVRRELAMNFVYYDQYYDSLHCIPDWAKKTLAEHRDDFRQYIYTLEEFEQARTHDPYWNAAQKEMVLTGKMHGYMRMYWGKKILEWTDSPEQAYKIALYLNNKYELDGRDPNGYAGIAWCFGKHDRAWKERDIFGKVRYMNANGLKRKFDADGYVEKVASLEEKFN, from the coding sequence ATGGCAAATGCTGGAAGGATCCACTGGCTCAATGAGAAACCCATTGGAAGGGAGACATACGTACTTTACTGGATGCAATCTTCCCAACGCGTGGAATACAACCATGCACTGGAATTTGCTATACAGCGGGCCAATGAAAGGGATTTGCCTTTGTTGGTTTTATTCTGCCTGACAGAATATCCTGAAGCTAATTTGCGGCATTATACATTCATGTTTGAAGGTCTGGTCCAAACAAAAAAATCCCTGGAAAAATTGGGAATACAATTTGCAATTTTAAAGGGAAACCCAGTTGATGTTGTCCATGAATTTGCCCGGGATGCACGCCTGTTGATTACCGATCAGGATTACCAGAAATTACAACGCAGCTGGCGTGGGAATCTTGCTGCATCGGTTTCCTGTCCTTTTGCGCAGGTGGAAAGCAATGTTATAGTGCCGGTGGAGAATGTTTCCGGCAAGGAGGAATGGTCGGCAGCCACCCTGCGCAAGAAAATCCATAAACATCTTGATGAATTCATGCATCCTTTTGAATTATCCACTTTGGCCAATTCATCTCTGGCAATTGATTTGGATTCTCTGGATCCGAATGATTTTGAACGCATTCTGAAAAATATGGATATTGACAGGAATGTAAAACCCTCTCCAACATATAAAGGGGGTATTCATCAGACCAGAAAGAAGCTGTCAGATTTTATAGCAGACAAACTTGAAGATTATGCTGAAAAACGTAATGATCCAAACCTTGATTTCCTTTCGGGGATGAGTCCCTACCTGCATTTCGGTCAAATTTCACCTCTTGAGATTGCATTAAAGGTGCAGGATGCCAAAAAGGGTGGATCAACAGCATATATGGAAGAACTTGTTGTTCGCAGGGAACTGGCAATGAACTTTGTGTATTATGATCAATATTACGATTCCCTTCACTGTATTCCCGATTGGGCAAAAAAGACTCTTGCAGAACACAGGGATGATTTCAGGCAGTACATATATACTCTGGAAGAGTTTGAACAGGCCCGGACTCATGATCCATACTGGAACGCAGCCCAGAAAGAAATGGTCCTGACAGGAAAAATGCACGGCTACATGCGCATGTACTGGGGCAAGAAGATACTGGAATGGACGGATTCCCCCGAGCAGGCATATAAGATCGCCCTGTACCTTAACAACAAATATGAACTGGACGGCAGGGACCCTAATGGTTATGCGGGTATTGCCTGGTGTTTTGGTAAACATGACCGGGCCTGGAAGGAACGGGATATTTTCGGGAAGGTGCGGTATATGAACGCCAATGGCCTCAAGCGTAAATTTGATGCTGACGGCTACGTGGAAAAGGTTGCCAGTCTGGAAGAAAAGTTCAATTAA
- a CDS encoding OB-fold nucleic acid binding domain-containing protein: MEKEEKVIAILLTMAILSLAVAYVTYFPNSFNKTGEQPLTDSTEVGKTVTIEGTLYSKETTFNGNHLILQIDYNSDLLTVFIPEDNGAMHIDSRITVGDKLRIRGEVDEYKGEPEIIVENENDIKKM; this comes from the coding sequence ATGGAAAAGGAAGAAAAGGTAATTGCAATTTTGCTGACAATGGCGATATTATCCCTGGCTGTAGCATATGTCACCTATTTTCCCAACTCTTTTAACAAAACAGGTGAACAGCCCTTAACAGATTCTACAGAAGTAGGAAAAACTGTGACAATCGAAGGAACCCTCTACAGTAAAGAAACTACATTCAACGGAAATCACCTTATTCTTCAGATAGATTATAATTCCGATTTGCTGACTGTATTTATACCGGAAGATAACGGTGCAATGCACATAGATTCACGGATAACTGTAGGGGATAAATTAAGGATAAGAGGAGAAGTGGATGAATATAAGGGTGAGCCGGAGATCATAGTGGAAAATGAAAACGATATCAAGAAAATGTAA
- a CDS encoding sugar phosphate nucleotidyltransferase: protein MKACIMCGGKGTRLRPLTFDRPKPNIPIINKASVVHLVEHLAKEGFTEIIITLGYMGDKILEELGDGSMFGVHVEYVYEETKLGTAGGVKNAEKYLCDEPFLVVGGDHIMDLKLRTMYRFHERNDAIITIGLLSIDDPREFGIADMDVNNRINRFLEKPGPGEIFSNLASTGIYMCDPEIFKWIPENQPYDFAKDLFPSLMAEDRRINGLLVRGHWTDVGNPAAYRQAQRWMLESMPGTTIEGHFNTKDSRINGPLKIGNNVVIGSNTAVVGPVVLGENTTIGDNVLIGPYTTIGSNCVIKDGCRILSSYIFNDVTIGSNCNTSGTVIDNTTVVGQNCSLENGTVIGPRVHIGKNSTIHSNVKVWPDLTIKNGSIIKDNLLNPDYD from the coding sequence ATGAAAGCCTGTATTATGTGTGGAGGAAAGGGTACCCGACTTAGGCCTTTAACTTTTGACAGACCAAAACCAAATATTCCAATCATCAACAAAGCATCAGTTGTACACCTTGTGGAGCATCTTGCAAAAGAAGGATTCACTGAGATAATAATCACCCTGGGCTACATGGGTGATAAGATCCTGGAGGAGCTGGGCGACGGCAGCATGTTCGGAGTCCATGTGGAATATGTGTACGAGGAGACAAAACTGGGTACTGCTGGAGGTGTGAAGAATGCTGAGAAGTACCTCTGTGATGAACCTTTCCTGGTAGTTGGGGGAGACCATATAATGGACCTTAAACTCCGTACTATGTACAGGTTCCATGAACGCAATGACGCAATCATTACAATAGGTCTGCTATCCATAGATGATCCCAGGGAATTCGGTATCGCGGATATGGATGTGAACAACCGTATAAATCGATTCCTTGAAAAACCAGGACCCGGCGAAATATTCAGCAATCTTGCAAGCACGGGTATATACATGTGTGACCCGGAGATATTCAAATGGATCCCGGAAAACCAGCCCTACGATTTTGCCAAAGACCTATTCCCATCACTGATGGCAGAAGACAGAAGAATCAATGGTTTGCTTGTGCGAGGACACTGGACTGATGTAGGCAATCCGGCAGCCTATCGCCAGGCACAGCGCTGGATGCTTGAATCAATGCCTGGAACGACCATTGAAGGTCACTTCAACACCAAGGATTCCCGTATAAACGGACCCCTCAAAATAGGCAACAATGTGGTGATCGGTTCCAACACCGCAGTTGTGGGACCAGTGGTGCTCGGTGAGAACACAACCATCGGGGATAATGTCCTGATCGGCCCGTATACGACGATCGGTTCGAACTGTGTCATCAAGGATGGCTGCAGGATCCTTTCATCCTACATATTCAATGATGTGACCATAGGAAGTAATTGTAACACTTCGGGTACTGTGATTGATAACACTACAGTGGTTGGCCAAAACTGCAGTCTGGAAAACGGAACCGTAATTGGCCCCAGGGTACATATAGGGAAAAATTCGACTATTCATTCCAATGTAAAGGTCTGGCCGGACCTGACAATCAAAAATGGATCCATAATAAAGGATAACTTGCTTAATCCTGATTATGATTAA
- a CDS encoding FKBP-type peptidyl-prolyl cis-trans isomerase, with amino-acid sequence MRKLLFILALAAILLISGCSTPAEVAEEGDNVTVDYVGEFENGTVFDTSIEEVALEEGIHNPARPYEPLGFTLGGEGMIKGFDSAVQGMAVGEEKTVQLSPEQAYGPYKEELVRPVPLDDLPNKTTPYQIGDRLSTAYGQQVVIVDVNDTAAMIDFNHPMAGETLKFNITLVSIEE; translated from the coding sequence ATGAGAAAACTACTATTTATTTTAGCACTTGCCGCAATTCTTCTCATAAGTGGCTGCTCGACCCCTGCTGAAGTTGCAGAGGAAGGAGACAATGTCACCGTGGATTATGTTGGTGAGTTCGAAAACGGTACGGTATTTGACACTTCCATAGAAGAAGTTGCCCTGGAAGAGGGCATACACAACCCTGCCAGACCATATGAACCCCTGGGCTTTACTCTGGGAGGGGAAGGGATGATCAAAGGTTTTGACAGCGCAGTGCAGGGAATGGCTGTCGGGGAAGAAAAGACAGTGCAACTTTCACCTGAACAAGCATATGGCCCCTACAAAGAAGAACTTGTCAGGCCAGTACCCCTTGATGATTTGCCCAATAAAACAACACCATATCAAATAGGTGACCGGCTTTCAACCGCTTATGGCCAGCAGGTAGTTATTGTCGATGTTAATGACACCGCTGCAATGATTGATTTCAATCATCCTATGGCAGGGGAAACACTGAAATTCAATATTACGCTGGTGTCCATAGAAGAATAA
- a CDS encoding radical SAM protein, with product MKVAIIDGYVDEPACFGVPPYISPYIRYIAGALVERGIGRDDVSYFTIDGIRNSKREDLTLLARADLVVILSGMTVPGKYLRSSPITLKEIEYLCRATSGVKVIGGPIRLGYSSEGGMAASTLEMAGDDVFVARQDIEAFVHDIIGPGPCIEDPDNVEHRMRTVGEIGRWADKGAFIIRRHPDFPNIMCEMETYRGCGRDTHCSFCTEFFYGPSTYRPVKDVVAEASSLYKEGALYFRLGRQPDLFTYHSVDLGDSLPRPNPQALESLYSGIRKVAPGLEVLHMDNANPATIATYPDECSKIMKSILKYHTPGDVAAMGMESADPAVIRANNLKAMPDDVFEAVKLMNDIGSIRGSNGLSHLLPGLNFVHGLGGETKKTFGLNYDFLKNILDAGFLLRRINIRQVMPFSGTPVAEQQLPLAKNRKMFLKYKEKVRKDIDLPMLRKVVPEGTVLKDVLCEVWSEGSVGTFGRQMGSYPILVGISEKLPLGEFVDVRVTGHGFRSISATVVRE from the coding sequence ATGAAAGTTGCAATCATAGACGGTTATGTTGACGAACCCGCATGTTTCGGAGTTCCTCCCTATATTTCTCCCTACATACGCTATATAGCGGGAGCCCTGGTTGAGCGTGGTATAGGTCGGGATGATGTATCCTATTTCACAATAGACGGTATAAGGAACAGTAAACGGGAAGACCTTACCCTGCTTGCCCGGGCTGATCTTGTGGTAATTCTGTCGGGTATGACCGTTCCCGGTAAGTACCTGCGCTCCTCACCTATCACCCTGAAGGAAATCGAATACCTTTGCAGGGCCACTTCGGGTGTGAAGGTGATCGGTGGTCCTATACGCCTGGGTTACAGTAGTGAAGGCGGCATGGCAGCGTCAACCCTTGAAATGGCTGGTGATGATGTATTTGTTGCACGGCAGGACATTGAGGCATTTGTGCATGATATAATTGGCCCCGGTCCTTGTATCGAGGACCCTGATAACGTTGAACACCGGATGCGTACGGTTGGGGAGATTGGCAGATGGGCCGACAAGGGGGCATTTATAATCAGGAGGCATCCGGATTTCCCGAATATAATGTGTGAGATGGAAACTTACCGCGGATGTGGCAGGGATACCCACTGTTCTTTTTGTACTGAATTTTTCTATGGTCCGTCAACCTACCGTCCTGTGAAGGATGTCGTTGCCGAAGCCTCCAGTCTTTATAAGGAAGGTGCCCTGTATTTCCGCCTGGGTCGCCAACCTGATCTTTTCACCTATCATTCAGTGGATTTAGGGGATTCTCTCCCAAGGCCAAATCCGCAGGCGCTTGAATCCCTGTACTCGGGGATTCGGAAAGTGGCTCCCGGGCTGGAGGTATTGCATATGGACAATGCCAATCCGGCAACTATAGCTACCTATCCTGATGAATGCAGTAAAATAATGAAGTCCATTTTGAAATATCACACACCCGGGGATGTAGCGGCTATGGGCATGGAAAGTGCTGATCCTGCTGTAATCAGGGCCAACAATCTCAAAGCAATGCCAGATGATGTATTTGAAGCTGTAAAATTGATGAATGATATTGGAAGCATAAGAGGCTCCAATGGTCTTTCACATCTGCTTCCCGGGCTTAATTTTGTACACGGTCTTGGAGGAGAAACAAAGAAAACCTTCGGATTGAATTATGATTTTTTGAAAAATATCCTGGATGCTGGTTTTTTGTTGCGCAGGATTAACATTCGCCAGGTTATGCCTTTTAGCGGTACTCCTGTAGCAGAACAGCAGCTGCCTCTGGCCAAAAACCGGAAAATGTTTTTGAAATACAAGGAAAAAGTCCGCAAGGATATTGATTTACCCATGTTGAGGAAGGTAGTACCCGAGGGGACTGTACTTAAGGATGTGCTTTGTGAGGTATGGAGTGAGGGTTCTGTGGGTACCTTTGGCAGGCAGATGGGGTCCTATCCGATACTTGTAGGTATCTCAGAAAAACTTCCCCTGGGTGAATTTGTTGATGTGAGGGTAACAGGTCACGGTTTCAGGTCTATTTCAGCCACAGTAGTTCGTGAATGA
- the ilvD gene encoding dihydroxy-acid dehydratase — protein sequence MRSDSIKKGTERAPNRSLLRATGVTDSEMEKPFIAVVNSWTEVVPGHIHLDKVSEAVKAGIRNAGGVPFEFNTIGICDGIAMGHEGMRYSLPSREVIEDSIELMLEGHQLDGMVMITSCDKITPGHLMAAGRLDIPTIVVTGGPMLPGFSGDEPRDLVSVFEGIGEHRTGKATAEQLKVLENVSCAGAGSCAGMFTANTMACMTEALGLSLPGCATAHAVDAKKIHIAKESGERIVTMVDEGLSARKVVSQKSFENAIMVDMAVGGSTNTALHLPAIAHAFDMELPLDTFDRLGRSIPHLIGLRPGGKYHMIDFERAGGVHAIMQRLKSKLNLGEKTVTGKAVGENIDEYVIINPAINKKIIHTLEKPLHQEGGLAILKGNLAPEGGVVKQAAVEPGMMQHKGPARVFESEEEAMHAILDNNIKPGDVVVIRYEGPKGGPGMREMLSPTSAIAGMGLADSVALITDGRFSGGTRGPCIGHISPEAMEGGPIGLIEEGDMIDIDIPARKLELLIDEEEMQKRKENFKPLVKEVKGYLARYRKSVSSANKGAIRE from the coding sequence ATGAGAAGTGACAGTATCAAAAAAGGGACAGAGAGGGCACCCAACCGTTCCCTCCTCAGAGCTACAGGAGTTACCGATTCTGAAATGGAAAAACCGTTTATCGCGGTGGTCAATTCCTGGACTGAAGTTGTTCCCGGCCATATTCATCTTGATAAAGTATCCGAAGCCGTCAAGGCAGGTATCCGCAACGCAGGAGGAGTGCCCTTTGAATTCAATACTATAGGCATATGTGATGGTATTGCGATGGGGCATGAAGGAATGAGATATTCCCTCCCCAGCAGGGAAGTTATCGAGGATTCGATCGAGCTCATGCTCGAAGGCCACCAACTGGATGGCATGGTCATGATCACCTCATGTGACAAAATCACACCCGGCCATCTCATGGCTGCCGGCCGGCTGGATATTCCGACTATTGTGGTCACCGGAGGACCTATGCTACCCGGTTTTTCAGGAGATGAGCCAAGGGACCTGGTCTCCGTATTCGAGGGGATCGGGGAACACCGCACCGGCAAAGCTACAGCCGAACAACTGAAGGTACTGGAAAATGTATCATGTGCAGGTGCCGGGTCATGTGCCGGAATGTTTACTGCCAATACAATGGCGTGTATGACTGAAGCACTGGGACTGAGCCTGCCCGGCTGTGCCACAGCCCATGCGGTAGATGCCAAAAAGATCCACATCGCCAAGGAATCCGGAGAACGTATCGTTACAATGGTGGATGAAGGGTTGTCAGCACGCAAGGTGGTCAGCCAGAAATCTTTCGAGAATGCGATCATGGTAGACATGGCAGTGGGCGGAAGTACCAACACAGCCCTGCACCTGCCGGCTATTGCCCATGCATTCGATATGGAACTGCCCCTGGATACATTTGACCGCCTGGGTCGCTCAATCCCGCATCTAATCGGATTGAGACCTGGTGGCAAATATCACATGATCGACTTTGAAAGAGCCGGTGGCGTGCATGCAATAATGCAGAGATTGAAATCAAAACTCAACCTCGGGGAAAAAACTGTCACCGGAAAGGCAGTTGGAGAAAATATCGACGAATACGTGATAATAAATCCTGCCATAAATAAGAAGATTATCCATACCCTTGAGAAGCCCCTCCATCAGGAAGGAGGCCTGGCAATACTGAAAGGAAACCTAGCCCCGGAAGGAGGAGTGGTCAAACAGGCAGCTGTTGAGCCCGGAATGATGCAGCACAAGGGCCCTGCAAGGGTCTTTGAAAGCGAGGAGGAGGCCATGCATGCAATCCTTGATAATAACATCAAACCCGGAGATGTTGTGGTAATCCGTTATGAAGGTCCCAAGGGTGGCCCTGGAATGAGGGAAATGCTTTCCCCAACCTCAGCAATTGCAGGCATGGGACTTGCCGATTCAGTTGCCCTTATCACAGATGGCAGATTCTCCGGTGGAACCAGGGGACCCTGCATAGGCCATATTTCCCCGGAAGCCATGGAAGGCGGGCCAATCGGCCTTATCGAGGAAGGGGATATGATAGATATCGATATCCCTGCAAGGAAACTGGAGCTTCTCATCGATGAAGAAGAAATGCAAAAGAGAAAAGAAAACTTCAAACCTCTTGTTAAAGAAGTAAAAGGATATCTTGCCCGTTACAGGAAATCCGTAAGTTCTGCCAACAAGGGCGCTATCAGAGAATAA
- the mtrH gene encoding tetrahydromethanopterin S-methyltransferase subunit H: MFRFQKDQKIANIAGVKIGGNPGELPTALAGTIFYEGHDIVENANEGLFDHKIAEELLISQRASSDETGNPCLVHIFGNTEQALRNYIDFVSEITDSPFLIDSPDPLARMAAAEYVSEIGLGDRAVYNSINMTIGEKERKVLKDSDIDSSIVLGFNAMDSGFKGRMQLLESGISSMDKGLIDIALECGMCNILIDPGVTPMGNGSGVCLRITLASKAKWGFPVGSGIHNAPSSWEWLRDKKKHDPLVFKMCDIASAVMQQSAAGNFVLYGPIENAPYIFPVAAMSDIMIYESAEEFEIEPASSHPFNRLV; encoded by the coding sequence ATGTTCAGGTTCCAAAAAGATCAAAAAATTGCCAATATTGCCGGTGTGAAGATTGGAGGCAATCCCGGTGAACTGCCCACGGCCCTTGCAGGCACAATATTCTATGAAGGACACGATATAGTGGAGAATGCTAATGAAGGGTTGTTTGATCACAAAATTGCAGAGGAGCTGCTCATTTCCCAGCGAGCCTCATCCGATGAAACCGGTAATCCCTGCCTGGTGCACATATTCGGCAATACCGAACAAGCCCTCCGCAACTATATTGACTTTGTCAGTGAGATTACGGACTCTCCTTTCCTTATTGATTCACCCGACCCGCTGGCCCGGATGGCTGCGGCAGAATATGTGAGCGAGATCGGCCTCGGGGACAGGGCAGTTTATAACTCCATAAATATGACCATCGGTGAAAAGGAGCGCAAGGTGTTAAAAGATTCAGATATAGACAGCTCCATAGTCCTGGGTTTCAATGCCATGGATTCAGGTTTCAAAGGCAGAATGCAACTTCTGGAGTCCGGTATCTCTTCAATGGACAAAGGCCTGATTGATATTGCTCTGGAATGCGGGATGTGTAATATATTGATTGATCCGGGTGTAACTCCTATGGGCAATGGTTCCGGGGTCTGCCTGAGGATTACGCTTGCATCCAAGGCAAAATGGGGATTTCCGGTAGGTTCGGGAATTCACAACGCTCCTTCTTCATGGGAATGGCTCAGGGATAAAAAGAAACATGATCCACTTGTGTTTAAGATGTGTGATATCGCATCTGCCGTAATGCAGCAGTCTGCAGCCGGGAATTTTGTGCTTTACGGCCCCATTGAGAATGCACCCTACATTTTCCCGGTAGCTGCGATGTCAGATATCATGATTTATGAATCTGCCGAAGAATTTGAAATAGAACCTGCTTCTTCCCATCCGTTTAACAGGTTGGTCTGA